A stretch of the Snodgrassella alvi genome encodes the following:
- a CDS encoding pilin — protein sequence MKAFQKGFTLIELMIVIAIIGILAAIAVPAYSDYIARSQASEASSLAAGLKTQIVDNMQNNTCDSNNKAIDEQKGKYGTAKIAGSVTMTSATSAMGDTGCTILYTVNSTGVSAAIKGKKLELSVLKNGSLKKSAAGTDMDEKYIPKAYL from the coding sequence ATGAAAGCATTCCAAAAAGGTTTTACATTAATCGAATTGATGATTGTTATTGCGATTATTGGTATTTTGGCAGCCATCGCTGTACCTGCTTATTCTGACTATATCGCGCGCTCTCAAGCATCTGAAGCGTCTAGTCTGGCTGCCGGTTTGAAAACACAGATAGTAGATAACATGCAAAATAATACCTGTGATTCAAATAATAAAGCTATAGATGAGCAAAAAGGTAAATATGGTACTGCAAAAATTGCAGGATCCGTAACAATGACCTCAGCTACTTCAGCCATGGGTGATACAGGTTGTACAATTCTGTATACTGTAAATAGTACCGGTGTTTCTGCTGCTATTAAAGGTAAAAAATTAGAATTGTCTGTGTTGAAAAATGGTTCATTAAAGAAATCAGCAGCCGGTACAGATATGGATGAAAAATATATACCTAAAGCTTATTTATAA
- a CDS encoding pilin gives MNKLQAEGFTLIEIMIAIAVIGILAAIAVPLYADYSARAQLAEGVNLAGNLKAQVLDNMQHQRCRAQNQSEYRYTGRYGIAEISTEFPLSNVQNSASAQTGCQIKYSVYSQKASSVLINRYMVVDVLANGTLKFNNGTIDKKYLPKAFI, from the coding sequence ATGAATAAATTACAAGCTGAAGGCTTTACACTAATTGAAATAATGATTGCGATCGCTGTAATTGGGATTTTGGCAGCTATTGCGGTGCCTTTATATGCAGACTATAGCGCTCGTGCTCAATTAGCCGAAGGTGTTAATTTAGCTGGAAATTTGAAAGCTCAGGTTTTAGATAATATGCAGCATCAACGCTGTAGGGCTCAGAATCAATCTGAATATCGTTATACAGGTAGATATGGTATTGCAGAAATTAGTACTGAATTTCCATTGAGTAATGTTCAAAATTCAGCAAGCGCTCAAACAGGATGCCAAATTAAATATAGTGTATATTCACAAAAAGCTTCCTCAGTATTAATTAACCGTTATATGGTAGTGGATGTACTTGCCAACGGCACTCTGAAATTTAATAACGGTACAATTGATAAAAAATATCTGCCCAAGGCTTTTATTTGA